AAACAGGCATTCTACGACCCCTATACCAGCGGTGCTTCCCAGTTATGGGCGCGTGGCATATTTCATTAGAAACTCGACTACAGCGTCAAGGTTTGTTTCTTCTTTCGCACTGATACCATAGCAGCACACCTCACGACCGCGTATGTTTTTCAGGTCTAGTTCGTCGATCAACTCATCCACCGAAAGCTTATCCGGAAGATCGGATTTATTCCCTAGGATGAGAAGGGGGATGCCCTCAAGCGACTTGCGGCTCATAAGATCGTGGAGCTCCTCTTTGGCTTGCGGGATCAATGGGGTGTCGGCAATGTCAACGATGAACACGATGGCGCTGACGCCCCGACAGTATCTCTCCCACATAGTTCGGAACCGAGGCTGGCCGCCGATGTCCCAGCATTTTAGGGTGACATGGCCTCGCTGCACCTTTTTCATATTGAAACCAACGGTAGGAATCGAGCTACGCGGCACCTGGTGTTAGCATTTGAAACCTTTACGGAACGAAATATTCGGAATCCTCGCATCGATATCGCAGAAACACAAACATGGAGTCGGTGGTGGGAAGCGCTTACTCGAGGGTGAATTCGCCGCCCTACAAACACAACAAAAGTTAGCGACAAGCGGTCAGGAGAGACATCGGATCCAAACACTCACAGCGAGGACTCGCAATAATGAAGTCTTGCCGGCATTTTGCAAGCCAACCATTGTcacttccatttccatcgcCCTGCAACTCATCATCA
This Fusarium poae strain DAOMC 252244 chromosome 3, whole genome shotgun sequence DNA region includes the following protein-coding sequences:
- a CDS encoding hypothetical protein (BUSCO:49191at5125) yields the protein MVGLQNAGKTSLLRVLAGGEFTLDSIPTVGFNMKKVQRGHVTLKCWDIGGQPRFRTMWERYCRGVSAIVFIVDIADTPLIPQAKEELHDLMSRKSLEGIPLLILGNKSDLPDKLSVDELIDELDLKNIRGREVCCYGISAKEETNLDAVVEFLMKYATRP